The Fulvivirga maritima genome segment ACGAAAAAATAGGTTTCGCTTTCAAGGGGCTGATTGGCAGTGTACTCTAATGCCCTGGCGAATAGCTCTATCTGCTTGCGCTCCCTGGCTTTTAGCTGATCTATGAGTATGTCTGTGTAGTAAATAGATGCTATACTTATTATTAATGAAACTGTAAGTACAATCCATTTAAGCTTAGACTTATCATAGTAAAACTCTGCGCTTGGTGTGGTGCTGTTTTTTGCCATAGTAACGCGGAAAATTAAAATAAAAAAACCGGATAGAAAACACTATCCGGTTCTAGTAACGTCTTATAGTGAAGTTAATTTTTCATCATAAACCATTTAGCCAGAGTTTTATAGTTCACTTTCACGCCGTGCATAAGTATGCCTACTCGGTAAATTCTGCCCGAAAGCCATACAGTGCCAATAAATCCGGCTATGAGTAGTCCCATAGATAAGGCAAGCTCCCACCAAGGCACTCCGAAACCAATGCGGCCCATCATAATGATAGGTGAAGTAAATGGTATAATGGATAGCCAGAAGCTAACCGCTCCATCTGGGTTATTTACTACACTGCTCATACCAATGATACCAACAATTAGAGGCATCATTATGGGCATCATAAATTGCTGAGCCTCTGCCGGAGTATCTACTGCTGAGCCTATGGCTGCAAATAGAGAGCCGTATAATAAATAGCCACCTATGAAATAAAATATGAAAGTAAGAACTATTTGAGTAATAGGAATTGAAGCTATCAATCTCATGAGCTTTTCCGCTTCAGGTGAAGTGCTGGCTTGTTGTGCAGCATCTGCCATCTGTGAAGATTGAGACATATCTATCCCGAAAACAGCACTTGCTATTAGAGAAAAGGTACTGACCAACACAATCCAGATGATGACCTGAAATAGTCCTACAGCGGCTACTCCTAGTATTTTACCCATCATAAGCTGGAAAGGCTTCACAGTGGAGACTATTACTTCTACTATTTTACTGCTCTTTTCTTCAATAACACCTTGCATTACCTGGCCGCCATACGCAAACATGAAAATGTAGATGAGGAAACCAGTAACGTAGCCAATAATGAAAGAAATACCTGCATCATTTTCCTTTTCACCGCCCTCGCTTACATTTAGCGATTTAAGGTCTATTCTAGTCTTTAGTTTTTCTAAAATCTCAGTATCTACTTGGTAAGCCTGTAGTTTTTTCTCTTTTACAGATTCTCTGATTTTGGCTTCCAACTCATTTACGGTGCTAAAATGAGTATTGCTTTTAGCGTAAAGCGTGAAACCTTCAGGATTTTCCAGATCATAATCTGGAATGTAGAGTAGGGCGAAATCATCACTTTCTTTAAATGCTTCTTTGGCCTGATCTAAATTGCCTGTTACGGGTATAAACTTAAACTTAGCCAGGCTGTCCATATTCAAGCTGTGGCTTTCATCTAGTACCTGCACAGTTTTTTGCTTAGCAGTATCATCTTCCTTTTTTATGAAATAGAAGACCGTACCTATAATGAGCGGGAAAATAAGAGGTACAAGTATGGTCGTAAGTAAAAATGACTTCTTTTTTACTCTACTGAGAAATTCTCTTTGTAAAATAAGGAACATCTTATTCATGGCTGCCTCCTTCCACTAATGAGATAAATATTTCGCTTACACTAGGAATTTTCTCTATAAATGAATGTACTTCGGTGTTATTTATGAGCGAAGAAAGCAATTGATTGGGGCTATATTCTACGGGCATTTGAATGATACTTTTTTGAAGGTTATCTTCTGTGGTGACCTGGCTTTGCATGGAATATTCAGCAGATAAATTCTCTATAGGACCTTTATGCTCCACTATGTAGGTGCTGGACCTATAGGAGTTTTTAATATCCTTTTTAGTGCCTGATAGAATGAGTTTTGATTTATTAATCAGTGCTATGTCATCGCACAATTCCTCCACTGACTCCATTCTGTGGGTGGAGAAAATGATAGTGCTGCCTTTTTCTCTAAGCTCAAGAATTTCATCTTTAATGAGGTTAGCATTAACAGGATCAAAACCAGAGAAAGGTTCATCAAGAATGATCAGTTTAGGTTCATGCAGGACCGTGGAGATGAACTGAATTTTTTGAGCCATTCCTTTTGAAAGGTCTTCTATCTTTTTATTCCACCAATCAAAAATGCCTAGTTTTTTTGTCCAAGCCTTACTTTTTTGGATAGCTTCTTTACGTGACAGGTCTCTGAGCTGACCAAGATATACCAGCTGTTCACCTACCTTCATTTTTTTATAAAGGCCCCTTTCTTCAGGTAAATAGCCGATAGTGGCTATGTGTTTTTGAGATAACTTTTCTCCGTTTATGAGTATTTCTCCCTCGTCTGCCGCTATTATTTGGTTGATAATGCGGATAAGGGTGGTCTTTCCTGCGCCATTGGGTCCGAGTAGGCCATATATTCGCTGAGGAGAGATGCTTATGCTTACATTATCAAGAGCGGTATGTTCCGCATATCTCTTGCTAATGTTTGATACATTAAGTGCTTCCAATATATACTTAAGTTTATGTGAATCTGTAGCGTTAGTCTCAAAAGAAAGGTAAATATTACAGTTCTTTCAAGAAAAATCAGATAGAAGTTTAAGTTTTATATTGGAAAGAAGAAAATTGGTTAGCTTAAGCGGTTTTAAATATCAATAAATGAAAGAAACGCTTGATAGCCTGGAGCTTACTTTTCCTGAAAAGTGATGCTACCCATGCTAACATCAAGGTTAAAGCTTAGTAGATTTTTAGCATCTTCAGAATAGGCAGCGTTAACAAAAGTGTGTTCGTTAAGCTTTTTGAATGACTTGGTGAGTTTTACTCTGCAAAGCCAGGAGTCATTTACGGTAACTATTACAGGTATTTCATCTTCCTCTGGTAATACAATGAGGAGGCTGCCAGCACCTACACTTCCTTTTATAGTGCTTGCTACCTGAGGTTTATCACTAAAGTCTAGGAGGAGGTTTCCAAAACCGATATCAGCCACTACGTGCTTAGATTTGGAAAGGTTGAGCTGTTTAACGTTTACGGAGCCAAGGTCTACTTTTACATAGAAAGTGTCCATCACTATGCCGTTATCATTTCCTGAGAGGTAGCCAATATTTACGTCAGCACTACCAGTATAGACTTTTAATTTGCCTACAGAGAGACCAGAAAGGTCTATATCAGCTTCTCCAATGCCGTATTTAAATTGAAGATCGTAGTTTTTATTTTCTTTGAGGTATAATTTCCAGAGTTTCTGATCAGAATCATTAGAGCCGCCAAACATACGATAGGAGATGGACTGGCTGAGGCCTTCGGACTTATTGTCTTCTACGTGAAGGGCTACGTTGCAAGTTTTGTTGGTAATGTCTTTATCGTAGGTGTGAGAATAGCCATTCTCATCCTGATTACTATAAACCGTTAAAACCTGACTATTCTGACTAGGTTTAATAATGCAGCTACCATTATTCACACTAAAGTTGATATCAACTTTATCTATAGATGAATCGTCCTCTACTGAGAACTGTTTTTTTTATTTGTGAGAATGTAGTAGTTGCGCATAATACGCCAACACTTAAGAAAAAAAGTTTTCTCCGCATGGAAGATTAATACGATATTCTAAAATATGTGTTGCGTGGAGAATAAAATTTTTTCTATAAAAAAAGAGACAACTGGATTAGTTGTCTCTTTTTCTAATAGTATGTTATATTATTCGAAGAATTCTCTCATCTTTCCGAATATGCTCTTATCATTTTTCCCAGGATTTGGCTGGAAGTTTTCTGAATCTCGAAGGCTTTCCAGCTTCGATTTCTCGTCTGAAGAAAGGTGCTTAGGAGTCCAAACGTTAACATGGATCAGCTGATCTCCTTTTCCATATCCATTAAGATCAGAAATACCTTTACCTCTCAGTCTTAATATCTTTCCACTTTGAGTTCCAGCATCTATTTTTATGCGAGCCTTACCTCCTATGGTAGGTACTTCTACAGAAGTTCCTAAAGCGGCATCTATAAAGCTTACGTATAAGTCATAGACTATATTATTACCCTCTCTTACCAGTTCTTCATCTTCTTTCTCCTCTATTACTATGAGCAAGTCTCCTGGTATGCCTCCGCCTGGCGCTTCATTTCCTTTGCCAGACATAGAAAGCTGAATGCCATCACTAACACCTGCAGGTATTTTAATAGAAATAACTTCTTCTTTAGACTGTAAGCCTGAGCTGTCTACCCCTGGAGGTCTTTGATCTACCAATTGGCCTGAGCCACCACAAGTAGGGCAGGTGCTGGTAGAAACCATTTGGCCTAACATTGTATTGACAGCTTTACGTACCTGACCAGTACCTTGGCAGGTGGTACAGGTTTTAAAGGTTACGCCATCAGCTTTAACCAGCCTGTTTACCTTTATTTTTTTCTCTACACCTTCAGCTATTTCCTGGAGGTTGAGTTTTAGTTTTATTCTTAAGTTAGATCCTTTACGCTGACGACGGCCACGGCCACCACCGCCACCAAAGAAACTATCAAAGGGGCTACCGCCACCTCCAAATATATCACCAAATTGAGAGAAAATGTCTTCCATGTTCATCCCTCCGGCACCGCCGCCGCCGAAGCCACCGCCATTCATTCCGGCATGACCGAATCTGTCGTAGCGCTGTCTTTTCTCTGCATCGCCTAATACCTCATAAGCCTCTGCTGCTTCTTTAAATTTCTCTTCAGCTTCAGGGTTATCAGGGTTCTTGTCTGGGTGAAATTTTATAGCCACTTTACGATAAGCTTTTTTAATCTCATCCTGAGAAGCAGACTTGTCTACACCTAGTATTTCGTAAAAATCTCTCTTAGCCATATTTTTTAGTTTCTTTTATTAAAAAGGTTTAGTTGCCTACTACTACTCTGGCGTAGCGAATAACCTTTTCTTTTAATAAATATCCTTTTTCAATTACGTCTACTACCTTTCCTTTAAGGTCTTCAGAAGGAGCAGGTATTTGAGTAATTGCTTCGTGAAGTTCTGTGTCGAAATCCATACCCTGCTTGTCTTCCATAGGTTTTAAACCTTTTTGCTCCAGGGTCTTT includes the following:
- a CDS encoding ABC transporter permease, which translates into the protein MNKMFLILQREFLSRVKKKSFLLTTILVPLIFPLIIGTVFYFIKKEDDTAKQKTVQVLDESHSLNMDSLAKFKFIPVTGNLDQAKEAFKESDDFALLYIPDYDLENPEGFTLYAKSNTHFSTVNELEAKIRESVKEKKLQAYQVDTEILEKLKTRIDLKSLNVSEGGEKENDAGISFIIGYVTGFLIYIFMFAYGGQVMQGVIEEKSSKIVEVIVSTVKPFQLMMGKILGVAAVGLFQVIIWIVLVSTFSLIASAVFGIDMSQSSQMADAAQQASTSPEAEKLMRLIASIPITQIVLTFIFYFIGGYLLYGSLFAAIGSAVDTPAEAQQFMMPIMMPLIVGIIGMSSVVNNPDGAVSFWLSIIPFTSPIIMMGRIGFGVPWWELALSMGLLIAGFIGTVWLSGRIYRVGILMHGVKVNYKTLAKWFMMKN
- a CDS encoding ABC transporter ATP-binding protein encodes the protein MEALNVSNISKRYAEHTALDNVSISISPQRIYGLLGPNGAGKTTLIRIINQIIAADEGEILINGEKLSQKHIATIGYLPEERGLYKKMKVGEQLVYLGQLRDLSRKEAIQKSKAWTKKLGIFDWWNKKIEDLSKGMAQKIQFISTVLHEPKLIILDEPFSGFDPVNANLIKDEILELREKGSTIIFSTHRMESVEELCDDIALINKSKLILSGTKKDIKNSYRSSTYIVEHKGPIENLSAEYSMQSQVTTEDNLQKSIIQMPVEYSPNQLLSSLINNTEVHSFIEKIPSVSEIFISLVEGGSHE
- the dnaJ gene encoding molecular chaperone DnaJ yields the protein MAKRDFYEILGVDKSASQDEIKKAYRKVAIKFHPDKNPDNPEAEEKFKEAAEAYEVLGDAEKRQRYDRFGHAGMNGGGFGGGGAGGMNMEDIFSQFGDIFGGGGSPFDSFFGGGGGRGRRQRKGSNLRIKLKLNLQEIAEGVEKKIKVNRLVKADGVTFKTCTTCQGTGQVRKAVNTMLGQMVSTSTCPTCGGSGQLVDQRPPGVDSSGLQSKEEVISIKIPAGVSDGIQLSMSGKGNEAPGGGIPGDLLIVIEEKEDEELVREGNNIVYDLYVSFIDAALGTSVEVPTIGGKARIKIDAGTQSGKILRLRGKGISDLNGYGKGDQLIHVNVWTPKHLSSDEKSKLESLRDSENFQPNPGKNDKSIFGKMREFFE